The genomic stretch AAACttgtttcttccaaaatatccatagcatatttccgTTGAGAAATCATCAAACCATCTATAGATTGGgctacctcaatacccaagaaATAACGAAGCttaccaagatcttttgtctgaaATTGATTTGAGAGATGTTGCTTTAACTGGAGTATACCCTGCTGATCACTACCAgttatgacaatatcatctacatacacaataagataaatacaccCTTGGACTGAGTGACGATAAAAAAACAGAATGGTCTGGTTCACTACGGACCATACCAAATTGTTGTACTACAGTGCTGAATCTGCCAAACCAAGCTCTCGGAGAttgcttaagaccataaagagacATGTGTAACCTACACACCATATTCGATGACTCCTCCTGAGCAACAAATCCAGGTGGTTActccatatatacttcctcttcaagatcaccatgtaaaaaagcattttttatgtcaagttgatgaagaggcCAATGTCGAATGGATGCAATGGCTAGAAGAAGTCTAACAGATGTCATCTTGGCTACAGGCGAGAAGGTATCACTATAATCCAATCCAATATGAGTGTATCCTTTGGCTACCAAGCGAGCTTTAAATCGATCAATCTTACCATCTGGACCAACCTTCAATGTATAAATCCAACGACAACCTACTAAAGATCTCCCATGGGGTAGAGGAACCAGTTCCCAGGTACCACTGCTTTGAAGAGcacacatttcatcaatcattgCTTGCCTTCACTCAGGGTGAGACAATGCTTCACATGGAGTTTTAGGAATAGAAacagaagacaaagaagacaaacaagtatactacaaaggggaaagacgatgataacataaatcaatataatgTGGAGAAGGATTTCGTGTTTGACGTATACCTTTTCGAAGGGCAATCGGAAGATCGGACTCAGGTTGCAGGATCAGATCCGGTGATGTCGGAGGCATCGGAGGAGAGTCTGCAATGACCTCAAGGATAGGTATGACCTCAAGGACAGGTATGACCTCAGGGACAGGGATGACAGGCGTTGGGTGACGACGCTGATATGTTTGAAGTGGTCGAGAAGTGGGTGGGTCAGGAGCCCTAGACTGATGGGGGTAATGGTAGGCGGGACATTAATAACTACCGGAAAAGATGTGGGAGTACTTTCTTGAATGGGTTCTGGAGTTACGTGACTAGACTCGAAATATGGAACTGACTCGAAGAAGGTAACATCGGCCGATACTGGGTACCGTTGTAGAGTATGTTAATAACAACGATAACCTTTTTGGCATCGATGATAACTAAGAAAGACACACTTTAGTGATCGAGCTAAGAGTTTATCAAGACCAGGAGAGAGATTGTGTACAAAACATGTGGACCCAAAGACTCGGGGAGGAATTGGGTGAAGTGGGGAATTGGGAAAAAGGATTGAATGAGGAATTTTATTGTTAAGGACAGATGAGGGCATGCGATTTATAAGATAATATGTTGTTAGCACACCATCCCCCCAAAACCGAAGTGGAACATTACCATGGAGAAGTAGGGTCCGAGTGGTTTCTACAAGATGCCGATTTTTACGTTCCGCTACCccgttttgttgaggtgtgtgagGGCAAGATGTTTGATGGAGAATACCATTGCGTGACATGAAATTCTAAAATTGTTGGGATAAATATTCACGGGCATTGTCACTTCTTAAGGTACGGATAGACACACCGAATTGAGTTCTTATTTCTTGATAGAATTGTTCAACAATAGAAAATAATTCAGATCTATTCTTCATTAAAAATAACCACGTGCAAcgtgaaaaatcatcaataaaggtgacaaaatacctagactcaagagtagagacagtacgcgagggaccccaaacatcggtgtgaactaaagcaaaaggggACGAAGCTCGTTTATTGACTCGATTGGGAAACTGGCCACGAGTGTGTTTCCGTAGTTGACACGACTCACAATGTAAATTAGATACCTTCGATAAATTTGGCACCAACTTATGTAGTTTGGAAAGACTGGAATGACCTAACTGAACATGGATAGTGAGTGGAGAATCTTTGGCTGAGCATGTCTGAGATGACACAGAGAGGTAATAAAGGCCTTGAGACTCACATCCGACACCAATTGTTTGTCCCGAACTCCGATCCTGCAGGGTAACATTATTATTAGTGAAAGTGACACTACAATCAAGAGAACGAGTTAAACGACTGACTGAAAAtaaattaaatggacaattagGTACATAGAGGACAGAAGTAACCGAGAGAGAAGGTAGAATTCGAACAGTACCAATCCCTTCGGATCGGGTTTGAGAATCATTGGCAGAAGTTATAGTAGGTAAGAAACCGGATGTAGAGAGGGGAGATAAAAGATTTTTATTACCGGTAACATAATCAAACGCACCAAAATCAAAGACCTAagatccaagagaagatgattgAGAGAGACAAGCAGGTGAATTACCAATGTGTGCTACCGAAGCAGTAGAATCTAAGTTCTGATAATTCTGATACCACTTGAGGAAATCATCGTAGTTTGGCGTAAAGTTACGAGGAGTAGCCGTGAGTATCGGATCTGAAACAATTGCCCTATGGAGAGTGGAGCGGTTGAAAAATTGCCGGGATTGGCCGTCAGATGTGTTGTCACGTGCGGAGGTTTCTGCCGATGAAAAGTGGGGAACGGCTGGATCGGAAGAGGCGCTTCTACTGGTAGGTTACCGAAGAATTTTGAAAAGTGAGAGGCAAACCGGAGTGATGACACGGTTTGCAAAAAAAAACAGAGTGATGACACGGTTTGCAACAAAAGAAAAATCTCACCGGAAGACAGTGGGTCAACCGGGTAAAGCACGACGAAGAAAGAATTGCCTCTTAGCAGACTCTAGATACCATGTTGAAATACAAGAGACTgagagacatttgaataaactGTGTGTTTTGAAAAACATTACGGAGACTTTATTATAAAGAGAGATtataactaattacatgatatagtcgatgtgggactatttgatatacaaatattcttaatattatatttacaaatatcaacagAATATAACAACGCTTAAATACCAAATTTATTCGATATCAAGTCAACTGTTTAAGGATGAATTGGGATTCGAGAATTCATGATATCCTACTTATTTATTTATAATAAGTAGTGAATTCAAATTCCTCAATGAATATGAAACTCCGTTTTTTCTATGTCGatgaataactttttctatggatGTTTTATTCTTTAGAAGGTAAGAGAAAAGATAAAACtaaaaataaagtattaaattgAATTATTAATCCATATTCAAGTTTGAAACTCATGTAATTAACCTCTTTTCTTGTTATCTTGTTATTAACTTTATAGAAGATTAAAAGAATTAACTTATTATTAAGTCCATAGAAGATCAAAAGAATTGACCGTTGACCGTTGAGCTATCTTCATTGTTAAAAATATATTCGCTTAAATTTTTACACACATATTAAGAAACACAATAATACTGTCATAAGATATTACTCTTTTACTAACTTAACTATAACTTCGCCATATTAATTAATGTGTTAGAAGTAGTGTATCAAATAATAATTATATGACAATTGAAAAAAGAACATTCATATGATTAGAAAATGAGAATGACAGTTCTTTAAAAAAAGAATTTATTTATTAAAACGACAAATTTAAAGTGAAAAGAGTAGTACGCAAGAAGGAACTACAAAATGTGTGATCATAATCACTGTCTAATAAATAGAAATCTGAAATGCATATCGATAGAGATACATTTTTTATATTTATCTACGAGatacattttttttaaataaaatttaggtacaatttaattgaattgtacttaatatattaaaaaaaaatcattccGAGCACTTTACTATTCTCCGTTTCTTTTTAATTGTAGTTTGagtaaaaaaaattgttttttttaattgacgttttcaaaaaaatttaaaatttgagGTAACATTAATAGTCGTTTTGTCAAAATTACTCCTAATTACTTattaaaaagagaaaaaaaaataataaataattaaaaatattatagATAAAAAGACAATCATTATGTAAAAAATAAATCATTATTTAAAAAGTAGTAAAAATTATTAACTTTCTTAATATgcataaaaaaaattaaaaaagaacGGAGGGAGTATTTTACAAGAAAATTGATTTACTTTGtcaaaaaattatttttcaaagTTTATGTAATTTTTGTTGACAAAATATTAAATTTAGAGTCAAATGTGGGAAAAAAGATTTAAAGCTATCAAACAAAGGTTTAGAGGTATGAAAGTAGCTCTTTTGAGTGTTGACATTTTCATTCTCCTCATTTTAAGAGGCAATTTTCTCATAACAAAAGATAACAGTTATGAAGAGTCATTGTGATGGAAAGAAGATTTAAAGCTATAAACAAAGGTTTAGAGGTATGAAAATAGCTCTTTTGAGTCTTAGACATTTTCAATGTGTTCATTTTAAGAATTTTCTTATGGTGATTAACAAATAAAGCCAacataaattttaaaaatataataaaattgtTTTCGCAGTATAAACATTGTCTAAAATGCATTCAACTTATGTCATCAAAATATGAGGAAAGAGGTAAACCAAGttcattaaaaaaacaaaaaagcTGAATTGAgttaattttaaaaataaaatatattaaaaagAACAAAACCAAATATTATCATTTACAACTTGAAAACAATATTCATTTATAAGCCTCTCCAGGGTAACATATAGTTCATTTATATTCATGTAGCACTTTCATATATAAAACGTGTTATAACTCTTGAAGTTGTGGAAGAATATATTCACACCAAAAAATGTCAGTGATTTATTGACAGATTTATCACGATGGATCGGAACTCTGGATGTTATGTTTGGTTATTTTAGTACAATCAAATGGTCCAatctcttgatttttcttcaCCTGTAAACCATAATGAAACAAAGAAATAAGCCATATACAACAATACATCATCAAAATAAAAAGCATATAGTCACCATGAACGAATTGAGAAAGTAACATTAATAATATGCAACTTTCTGATTGAGATAACCCTATAAACACATTTGTGTATGAAACTTTACCAAAGTGATATCAATGGTTGAGAATGGAGATTGGGGGGCTTTGGTGAAATGAAAAAGGTTGATACAGGGCCAGTGAAAAGGCATTTGTAAAGGATGTGAAATTCCATAAATGTTCCAGTCAACCTAATTCTAATGGGTTATCTAATCACAAAAATACAAATATCAAATGCCTAGTTCTAGTATTTACTTTTTTGAAGTTAATAATTGAATTCATAGAAATTATACACGAACAAGTGAGATTGCAAAACAATCTTACGCTTTGAATTTGAATCAAATCTAGATACTGAAGAATGGACCTACCGGTGACCAAGGGTTCGGTTCATTCTGGACTTTGTCAGGAGGAGAGTTTTGTACAGCGCCACTCTTCATCATTAAAATCTCCTGCAGACGCAACAAATAAGATGAATCCAACATGGCAAAAATCACCACATTGCAAAGAACTAATTGCTTTATGTAAAGTCAGGAGCCTTAACCTtaaaaacaagtttgattccacTGCCATATGCAATTCAAACAATGCAAGTAAACATTTAACACAAACAATTACTAACAATTAGCTAACTTTGACAGTTTAAAAAATCAATGCAAACATACATAAACATAAATATTAAAAAGGGGGCGATGTTAAAGGCCAAAAAAATGGCAATGTAAGACTtcaaaacagaaaaacaagttGGCATGAAATACTTTGTCAGGAAAAGAAACTTAGTAATTAGGGATTAAAAGTATTGATGTTAGCTTAAGAAATTTGAGTCACCTCTCCAGCTGCTTCTATTGCAGCTAACCATTCCTCAGTAAAGGGAGCAACATTCAGTGGAGGCTTCGCTATCGGAACTTCCTGCTTGGTTTTAGTTGCATCTATTTCGCTGCCACTCACAAAATTAACATTGGTCACTCAATATGTAACGCTTCAAAACTGTCTTAGATTTAAAATGGAGGCTGCCAAAACATAGATGAACAAAAGTTATACAACAAAAATGATACTCACAGATGAATTATTTTGCCGTTGTCTTCTTCTGGAAAGTCGATTTTGTCTTTTGACTGACTTGCCATGTCAGTATTAGGAGACTTATCATTCTCAAAGACAGTAGTTACAGCTGCATCTGATAAACTTTCACTGTTCACTGAACCAACTTCATTACCTTGTAGGATTGTTTCAATGAAGATTGAATTATCTGAATCTAGTAACTTCGATTTTTCACTTAAAAGACATTGCTCCTCAGATTTCCAAGCAACTGCACTAGTAAAGGGGCCTTCACTCACTTGAATAGAAGAATCTAAATCAGCAGAAATAGCATTCCTATTGAGTTTCACTGAACTAACTTCGCTGCCTTCTGGGATTGTTGCGTTGAAGATTGAATTCTCTGAAGCTaataattttgatttttcacTTAAAAGACAGGGGCCTTCACTCACATCAATAGAAGAACCTAATTCAGCAGAAATAGCGTTCTCATTGAGTTTCATTGAACTAACTTCGCTGCCTTGTGGGATTGTTGCATTGAAGATTGAATTCTCTGAAGCTaataattttgatttttcacTTAAAAGACATGGATCTTCACTCACTTTAGTAGAAGAATCAAATTCAGCAGAAATAACATTCTCGAGTTGAATTTCAACTGAAGGAGATATATCTAATGAACCTTCTTCTGCACCGTTGATTTGCAAAAGTTCCACTTTTTCATCGACACCTTGATTTCCATCTTTGTTTACAAGCATATCTGAACTTAGTAACTTTGAATTTTCACTTAAACTACACTGCTTCTCACATATCAAAGAAACTGCAGTTGAAAAGGGATCTTCACTCACTTCAATAGAAGAGTCAAATTCAGAAGAAAAAAAGTTCATATTGAGTTGAGTTTCAACTAAAGGCAGTATATCCGACAAACCTTCTTCAGCATCATTGATTTGCAAAAGTTCAACCTTGTCTTCCACATCATGATTTCCATCTTCTGCACCATTGATTTGCAAGAGTTCCACCTTTTCATCCACATCATGATTTCCATCTTCTACATCGTTGATTTGCAAAAGTTCCACCTTTTCATCCACATCATTGATTTGCAAAAGTTCCACCTTTTCGTCCACATCACAATTTCCATCGTCTGCACCATTGATTTGCAACAGTTCCACCTTTTCATCCACATCATGATTTCCATCTTCTGCACCATTGATTTGCAAGAGTTCCACCTTTTCATCCACATCATGATTTCCATCTTCTGCACCATTGATTTGCAAGAGTTCCGCCTTTTCATCCACGTCATGATTTCCATCTTCTACATCATTGATTTGCAAAAGTTCCACCGTTTTATCCACATCATTAATTTGCAAAAGTTCCACCTTTTCATCCACATCATTGATTTGCAAAAGTTCCACCTTTTCATCCACATCACGATTTCCATCTTCTGCACCATTGATTTGCAAGAGTTCCACCTTTTTATCCACGTCATGATTTCCATCTTCTACATCATTGATTTGCAAAATTTCCACCTTTTCATCCACATCATTAATTTGCAAAAGTTCCACCTTTTCATCCACATCATTGATTTGCAAAAGTTCCACCTTTTCATCCAAATCACGATTTCCATCTTCTGCACCAATGATTTGCAAGAGTTCCACCTTTCCATCCACATCATGATTTCCATCTTCTACATCATTGATTTGCAAAATTTCCACCTTTTCATCCACATCATTGATTTGCAAATGTTCCACCTTTTCATCCACATCATTGATCTGCAAAAGATCCACATTTTCATCCAAATCACAATTTCCATCTTCTGCACCATTGATTCGCAAGAGTTCCACCTTTTCATCCACATCATGATTTCCATCTTCCACATCATTGATTTGCAAAAGTTCCACCTTTTCATCTACATTATTGATTTGCAAAAGTTCCACCTTTTCATCCACATCACGATTTTTATCTTCTGCACCATTGATTTGCAAAAGTTCCACCTTTTCATCCACATCACGATTTCCATCTTCCGCCCCGTTGATTTGCAAGAGTTCCACCTTTTCATCCACGTCATGATTTCCATCTTCTACATCATTGAGTTGCAAAAGTTCCACCTTTTCATCCACATCATTGATTTGCAAAAGTTCCACCATTTCGTCCACATCATTTATTTGCAAAAGTTCCACCTTTTCGTCCACATCACGATTTCCATCTTCTGCACCATTGATTTGCAAGAGTTCCACCTTTTCATCCACATCATGATTTTCATCTTCTACATCATTGATTTGCAAAAGTTCCACCTTTTCATCCACATCCTTGATTTGCAACACAACATGATTTCCATCTTCTACATCATTGATTTGCAAAAGTTCCACCTTTTCATCCACATCATGATTTCCATCTTCTACATCATTGATTTGCAAGAGTTCCATCTTTTCATCCACATCATTGATTTGCAAAAATTCCGCCTTTTCATCCACATCATTGATTTGCAGAAGTTCCACCTTTCCATCGACATCATGATTTCCCTCTATGTTTACAGACATATCTTCAATATGATGATTGGTAGCATTGTGCTCATTGCTATGGAACCCGCATCCTTCAAATGCATCCTCAACTAAATTTTGCTCCTTGATTTCTGTAGATGAAACAATAACTTTTGGCAGAAAGTCACTATCCAAGTGAACATCCTGGGAATTTACAGCAACAACAGCACTAGACTTTTGAAACCCAGGAAGATAGGAATCTTCATTTATGTTATTATCATCTGCCAATGAAGATGCTGAAACAGTTATACAATTTTCACTCAACCTATCCAATTCAAACTCCGGAGTTCTATCACGGATTGCTTTTGAGTCAATAACCTGGTCACATTCCTTATCCACTGGGCTTCTCAGGATGAAACCTAATTGATCATCTACAGGAAGCTGACAGTCTTTGATCTCAATTATTTTAGATTCATCCTCAGAAGCGTCATTGATTCCTAGTATGGAATTTTCAGGAGAACCTTTGGAAAATAAGCTCGTCACATGAACTGGCTGAGAACTGTTCATATCAGAGATATTTTCTTTTTCCGGTCCAATTTCTTCTACACCACTAGGATTTAGAGCCTTGGGTTGGTCTGCCTGTAACTGCTGACTAACTGCGTCTAAATTACTTTGGGTGGTTTTTTTGCAATTGATTATGAGACTCTCGTTCAATAAATGCCCCTGTGCATCTCCTTCATATCTACCAAATTCATCAGCACCACAATTTACCTGTTCAGTATTCTTACACGGGGTTCCTTGTTTAGATCCTTCGGGGACAGTTTTGCAAAAATCATCAAGGCTAGAATTTAAAAGTGCAGTCTTGGCACTCTTGTATCCCTTAAACTCTCCTGAAAACTCTGCCTGTAGTATCAAACTTTCCTTGAAAGGCGGAATGTCACCGGTGGGCCCTTTGATTTGATCATCTTCATCTTGTCCTATGGTATTCTGCACAGTATTAGAAGTTCTCTGCATGATAGGAAAGAGCGTAGACTGTGGTTCCTGATATGAAGACCGGTCCCCATTTGACGTAACATCATATAACTTGTTATCCAGAGTGTGGTCGGCCTCTTTCTCCAACTGCTCATGTGTCTGACTCTTTTTAAGAAGTTCATTCTCATGTGTAGGTATTACCATGTTCTCCATGCTAGAAATGATCTCATTTTCATGTAGTTCTCCTTGCTCCTTGGATTTTAAGATGACATCATCAAGAATGTTTTCAACCTCTGCTTGCTTACTTATTATTTCAAAAATCGAAGAATCACAATCCCCTTCTACACCAGGCATCTGCTTATTGTCTATTTGCACGATTGCTTCTGGCTTGACATCTGAAAGGCTTAATTCCTTAGTGTCTGACACTTTCTCCAGAGTGTGGTCAGCCTCTTTCTCCAACTGCTCATGTGTCTGACTCTTTGTAAGAAATTCCTTTTCATGTGTAGGTAATACCATGTTCTCCATGCTAGAAATGATCTCATTTTCATGTAGTTCTCCTTGTTCCTTGGATTTTAAGATAACATCATCAAGAATGTTTTCAACCTCTGCTTGCTTACTTATTATTTCAAAAACCGAAGAATCACAATCCACTTCTACACCAGCCATCTGCTTATTGTCTATTTGCACGATTGCTTCTGGCTTGACATCTGAAAGGCTTAATTCCTTAGTGTCTGACACTTTCTCCAGAGTGTGGTCAGCCTCTTTCTCCAACTGCTCATGTGTCTGACTCTTCGTAAGAAATTCCTTTTCATGTGTAGGTAATACCATGTTCTCCATGCTTGAAATGATCTCATTTTCATGTAGTTCTCCTTGCTCCTTAGATTTTAAGATGACATCATCAAGAATGTTTTCAACCTCTGCTTGCTTACTTATTATTTCAAAAACCGAAGAATCACAATCCACTTCTACACCAGCCATCTGCTTATTGTCTATTTGCATGATTGCTTCTGGCTTGACGTCTGAAAGGCTTAATTCCTTAGTGTCTGACACTTTCTCCAGAGTGTGGTCAGCCTCTTTCTCCAACTGCTCATGTGTCTGACTCTTTGTAAGAAATTCCTTTTCACGTGTAGGTAATACCATGTTCTCCATGCTAGAAATGATCTCATTTTCATGTAGTTCTCCTTGTTCCTTGGATTTTAAGATGACATCATCAAGAATGTTTTCAACCTCTGCTTGCTTACTTATTATTTCAAAAATCGAAGAATCACAATCCACTTCTACACCAGCCATCTGCTTATTGTCTATTTGCACGATTGCTTCTGGCTTGACATCTGAAAGGCTTAATTCATTAGTGTCTGACATTTTCTCCAGAGTGTGGTCAGCGTCTTTCTCCAACTGCTCGTGTGTCTGACTCTTCGTAAGAAATTCCTTTTCATGTGTAGGTAATACCATGTTCTCCATGCTTGAAATGATCTCATTTTCATGTAGTTCTCCTTGCTCCTTAGATTTTAAGATGACATCATCAAGAATGTTTTCAACCTCTGCTTGCTTACTTATTATTTCAAAACTAGAAGAATCAAAATCCACTTCTACACCAGCCTTCTGCTTATTGTCTATTGGCACAATTGCTTCTGAGTTGACATCTGAATGGCTTAATTCCTTAGTACGATTCTTTGCTGCCCCTTTGACAATTTTGGACCTTGCTTCTTTAACAGAAACTGTTCCCAACTTCCTTAGTTTAGGAATGTTACTCTCTGAAGGTTTGCAGGGTATGGAGCTTTTCTGCAAGCTGTGTGAACCGGAAGCTTTTACCTGCAAAGCAAAAATAATAGGCATGGACGTGTGATCAATATGTGAGTGTCATTTTATTGATGCATGCTTCTAAATATGATATAGGGAAATGAACATAATAATCATACCTGAGAAAAGAAACCAATGGAGGGAGATGGCTTCCGTAGGCCTGATGATTTTATTGTCCCTGTTTGATGCGTTGTTTGATCCATTCTGGATGGTGGACGTAGTATGGAAACTGGGGTATCCTGTGCAGCAGGTCAAAAATATTTCAAGAGAATAATCAAATAATTTGTAGTTAAATAACAAAAAATACAAAATTGATGGAGTAAAAAATTGAATATTTGAGTAAGTACCCACCGAAAGTTTTCCAGCCTGCTTGGTAAGACTTCTACTAACAGAACACTTGTCAGCCATATCAACTTTAGGGATGCTTGGAACATATGTAGGATTTTTTGACAGGCTAGAGATGCTTGGTGTAGGATTTTTTGACATGCGAGGGATGCTTGGCGTAGGATTTTTTGATAGGCTAGGGATGCTTGGCGTAGGATTTTTTGGCAGGCCTAACATAATAAAAACGAGATCAATAAATTTGGGGACAGAAAAAAGAGGGATTTCACACTTCTGAAGTTAAGAATGCTGAAGTGAGAGATTCATTTTAAACGGAAAAGTGAAAAGTTAGTGATTGATTAAAAAAGCCAATAGTTGAGATTTCGATCATATGCATGTATTTTGACTAACAAACTACAAAGTTGTTTAAATTTCATCGTTGATCTTTGAATTGACTACTATAAAGTACTCACATTTTCCTTCTGAAGTGTATTCCTAGGTTTACAAGAGTTAAATCCAGAAAAAAGGATCAAATACAAACTACAGAACTTACTAGGATGTGCATTCTGATTTCTTTTTGAGGAACCTGAGCTCAACATTCCACTCCTAGTGGTAGTTGCATTTGCAGAAACATTGGATTTTGGTCCTGGTATCCCAGTGATTTTTGACTCTTTACTCGGCATTTTAGCGGTGTCAGTTATTTTTAGTTTTCAAAGGAGTTAAGGTAAGCACTTTCATTATTCAACAGAAATACATACAACTAAATTCCAGCACACACACACTAAAGAGACTCCACTCTGCAACAGTTTGAGTTAACTTCAAATTTATAAAATCACTTCAGCTAAAATAAGATTACAGTTTTTATTCATGAAAGTCTTTATAAAGTTTATAAAAGGTTATGGAGAAATTAAATGAGAAAAGTACCACAAAAAGTAAAGAAGCAGAAATTAATTACAACTTATTCAATATAAACTTTTTCTTTAAAAAACACATAGTTACAGTAAGATTCTTTCTACGTTTTTTCTCATAAGATTCTTCTTGACAAAGCTGACTGTTAATAAATATGCATCTAAACAAGCTTATAAAATCACTTCAGCTAAAATGAGTTTACAGTTTTTATTCATG from Lathyrus oleraceus cultivar Zhongwan6 chromosome 7, CAAS_Psat_ZW6_1.0, whole genome shotgun sequence encodes the following:
- the LOC127100429 gene encoding uncharacterized protein LOC127100429 isoform X46, coding for MPSKESKITGIPGPKSNVSANATTTRSGMLSSGSSKRNQNAHPSLPKNPTPSIPSLSKNPTPSIPRMSKNPTPSISSLSKNPTYVPSIPKVDMADKCSVSRSLTKQAGKLSDTPVSILRPPSRMDQTTHQTGTIKSSGLRKPSPSIGFFSQVKASGSHSLQKSSIPCKPSESNIPKLRKLGTVSVKEARSKIVKGAAKNRTKELSHSDVNSEAIVPIDNKQKAGVEVDFDSSSFEIISKQAEVENILDDVILKSKEQGELHENEIISSMENMVLPTHEKEFLTKSQTHEQLEKDADHTLEKMSDTNELSLSDVKPEAIVQIDNKQMAGVEVDCDSSIFEIISKQAEVENILDDVILKSKEQGELHENEIISSMENMVLPTREKEFLTKSQTHEQLEKEADHTLEKVSDTKELSLSDVKPEAIMQIDNKQMAGVEVDCDSSVFEIISKQAEVENILDDVILKSKEQGELHENEIISSMENMVLPTHEKEFLTKSQTHEQLEKEADHTLEKVSDTKELSLSDVKPEAIVQIDNKQMAGVEVDCDSSVFEIISKQAEVENILDDVILKSKEQGELHENEIISSMENMVLPTHEKEFLTKSQTHEQLEKEADHTLEKVSDTKELSLSDVKPEAIVQIDNKQMPGVEGDCDSSIFEIISKQAEVENILDDVILKSKEQGELHENEIISSMENMVIPTHENELLKKSQTHEQLEKEADHTLDNKLYDVTSNGDRSSYQEPQSTLFPIMQRTSNTVQNTIGQDEDDQIKGPTGDIPPFKESLILQAEFSGEFKGYKSAKTALLNSSLDDFCKTVPEGSKQGTPCKNTEQVNCGADEFGRYEGDAQGHLLNESLIINCKKTTQSNLDAVSQQLQADQPKALNPSGVEEIGPEKENISDMNSSQPVHVTSLFSKGSPENSILGINDASEDESKIIEIKDCQLPVDDQLGFILRSPVDKECDQVIDSKAIRDRTPEFELDRLSENCITVSASSLADDNNINEDSYLPGFQKSSAVVAVNSQDVHLDSDFLPKVIVSSTEIKEQNLVEDAFEGCGFHSNEHNATNHHIEDMSVNIEGNHDVDGKVELLQINDVDEKAEFLQINDVDEKMELLQINDVEDGNHDVDEKVELLQINDVEDGNHVVLQIKDVDEKVELLQINDVEDENHDVDEKVELLQINGAEDGNRDVDEKVELLQINGAEDGNRDVDEKVELLQINDVDEKVELLQINGADDGNCDVDEKVELLQINDVDEKVELLQINDVEDGNHDVDEKVELLQINGAEDGNHDVEDKVELLQINDAEEGLSDILPLVETQLNMNFFSSEFDSSIEVSEDPFSTAVSLICEKQCSLSENSKLLSSDMLVNKDGNQGVDEKVELLQINGAEEGSLDISPSVEIQLENVISAEFDSSTKVSEDPCLLSEKSKLLASENSIFNATIPQGSEVSSMKLNENAISAELGSSIDVSEGPCLLSEKSKLLASENSIFNATIPEGSEVSSVKLNRNAISADLDSSIQVSEGPFTSAVAWKSEEQCLLSEKSKLLDSDNSIFIETILQGNEVGSVNSESLSDAAVTTVFENDKSPNTDMASQSKDKIDFPEEDNGKIIHLEIDATKTKQEVPIAKPPLNVAPFTEEWLAAIEAAGEEILMMKSGAVQNSPPDKVQNEPNPWSPVKKNQEIGPFDCTKITKHNIQSSDPS